TCGTGCGGCTGGCGCACGAGGCCGGGGCGGCGGTGCTGCTCGACGGGGCACAGAGCGCTCCGCACACGCCCGTGGACCTGCAGGCGATCGACTGCGACTTCTTCGCCTGCTCCGGGCACAAGATGCTGGGGCCGACGGGGGCGTCCATCCTGTACGGCAAGGAAGCGTGGCTGGAGCGGATGCCCCCGTACATGGGGGGCGGCGACATGATCGCGCACGTCTCGTTCGAGCGCTCCACGTGGGCCACCCTCCCGTCGAAGTTCGAGGCGGGGACACCGTCCATCGGCGATGTGGTCGCCTACCGCCATGCGTTCGAGTACCTGGAACAGGTGGGGCTCGACGCCATCGCCGCGCACGAGCACGACCTCCTGGCGTACGCGGTGGAACAGCTGCGCGACGTTCCCGGCGTCACCCTGGTGGGGACGGCGCCGCACAAGGCGGGGGTACTGAGCTTCACGATGGACTGCGCGCATCCGCACGACATCGGGACGATCCTCGACGGCTTCGGGGTCGCCATTCGCGCTGGCCACCACTGCGCGCAGCCGCTCATGCGGCGCTTCGGCCTCCCATCCACCGCCCGCGCGTCGTTCTATCTCTACAACACGCGCGGGGAGGTCGACACGCTCGTGCGCGCCGTTCGCCACGTGCGGGAGGTCTTCGCCTGAGCATGGATCTTGGCCAGCTGTACCAGGACGTGATCCTGGAGCACAACCGGAACCCGCGGAACTGGGGCGAGCTTCCCCCGCCCAGCGCCCACGCCGAGGGGCACAACCCCATGTGCGGTGACGAGGTGACGGTCTGGCTGCGGATGGAAGGGGACCGCGTGGCCGACATCTCGTTCGTGGGGACGGGGTGCGCGATCTCGAAGGCCTCGGCGTCGATGATGACGCAGGCGGTCAGGGGAAAGACGCGCGCCGAGGCGGAGGCGATCTTCGCGCAGTTCCAC
The window above is part of the Gemmatimonadetes bacterium SCN 70-22 genome. Proteins encoded here:
- a CDS encoding SUF system NifU family Fe-S cluster assembly protein is translated as MDLGQLYQDVILEHNRNPRNWGELPPPSAHAEGHNPMCGDEVTVWLRMEGDRVADISFVGTGCAISKASASMMTQAVRGKTRAEAEAIFAQFHAMVTGQAAAAGAESALGKLKVFSGVARFPTRVKCASLAWHAMKEALESPQAGAQASPAT